One genomic window of Corynebacterium diphtheriae includes the following:
- a CDS encoding HyaD/HybD family hydrogenase maturation endopeptidase has product MITVIGVGNPVMGDDGADLAVLRRLQGITNDLDWVPRLSTSDPAAPNYIDGGTSGMELLPIVQDADKLLLLDAVTGPGAPGDVVRLHGDQIPRLLSSRLSPHQVGLLDLLSAARLLGREPNEVAVVGIVVEHCDLHVGLSQAVTDAIETATDAARDVIAEWQRLEAAHAN; this is encoded by the coding sequence GTGATCACAGTAATCGGAGTAGGAAACCCAGTCATGGGAGACGACGGCGCAGACCTCGCAGTTTTGCGCCGTCTCCAAGGCATTACCAATGACCTTGACTGGGTTCCGCGACTATCCACATCCGACCCCGCCGCCCCCAACTACATCGACGGCGGCACCTCCGGCATGGAATTGCTCCCCATAGTCCAAGACGCAGACAAACTTCTGCTTCTCGACGCCGTCACAGGTCCAGGCGCGCCAGGCGATGTTGTTCGCCTCCACGGCGACCAGATCCCACGTCTGCTGAGCTCACGGCTATCCCCACACCAAGTAGGTCTGCTCGACCTGCTTTCTGCAGCACGCCTTCTTGGCCGTGAACCCAACGAGGTAGCAGTAGTGGGAATCGTCGTCGAGCACTGCGACCTTCACGTAGGCCTCAGCCAAGCAGTAACAGACGCTATCGAAACCGCCACCGACGCAGCCCGAGACGTCATCGCTGAATGGCAACGTCTCGAAGCCGCCCACGCGAATTAA
- a CDS encoding hydrogenase maturation nickel metallochaperone HypA gives MHELGLLSGVVSATESSIPSGKNRRVLRIALRVGARLGAIPEALEGAWPIASSGSACDGAELLIDFIPASVWCPQCDGEVEIDEFFALCCPVCGTPTADLRSGREFEIAWVDIEDPKDEEP, from the coding sequence ATGCATGAACTTGGACTGTTATCTGGTGTGGTGTCTGCGACGGAATCGTCGATTCCTTCCGGAAAGAATCGACGAGTCCTTCGGATAGCGCTACGCGTCGGCGCGCGTTTGGGGGCGATTCCGGAGGCCTTGGAAGGCGCGTGGCCGATCGCTTCGAGTGGCAGTGCATGCGATGGTGCTGAGCTTCTCATTGATTTTATTCCCGCATCGGTGTGGTGTCCGCAGTGTGATGGTGAGGTGGAAATCGATGAGTTTTTTGCGTTGTGTTGTCCGGTGTGTGGAACCCCGACGGCTGATTTGCGGTCGGGGCGGGAGTTTGAGATTGCTTGGGTGGATATTGAAGATCCCAAGGACGAAGAACCTTAA